In Trichomycterus rosablanca isolate fTriRos1 chromosome 4, fTriRos1.hap1, whole genome shotgun sequence, one DNA window encodes the following:
- the zte38 gene encoding zebrafish testis-expressed 38, whose protein sequence is MATRLKGRGKVQQETAEWDSLFHHELSTQEQSLVFVKRMLVLSVSSITYLRGIFPEDAYRSRYLEDLCIKVLRENCSSPGACKIVKWMMGCFDALEKRYLQIVLIGVHRDPDDTNHVIESYQFKFKYTEHGPQMDVLRNDNIEMRVTMEDTKKASVLLIRKLFLLMQNLDALPDDVSLTMKLYYYDDVTPQDYEPPGFKEGLCDSLWFEGTAVHFRVGDLHTPFHVLKVGVAAEQGRVSKLQEGNHLRESVQDSMQEESGQCREEDLPSDDESAQFKQPTKALVKRGSNKLTKRWRRKY, encoded by the exons ATGGCAACCAGGCTGAAAGGACGAGGGAAAGTACAGCAGGAGACAGCTGAG tggGACAGTTTGTTTCATCATGAGCTGAGCACCCAGGAGCAATCGCTGGTGTTTGTTAAACGAATGCTGGTACTTTCAGTATCCTCAATAACTTACCTACGAGGGATTTTTCCAGAAGATGCGTATCGTTCTCGTTACTTAGAAG ATTTATGCATCAAAGTTCTCAGGGAGAACTGCTCATCTCCAGGTGCCTGCAAAATTGTTAAGTG GATGATGGGTTGTTTTGACGCTCTGGAGAAGAGATAT ctgcaaattGTGCTAATCGGG GTGCACAGAGACCCAGATGACACAAAT CACGTCATAGAATCTTACCAGTTCAAGTTCAAATACACAGAACACGGGCCGCAGATGGACGTCCTCAG aaacGATAACATCGAGATGAGGGTGACCATGGAGGACACTAAGAAGGCCTCTGTGCTCCTGATCAGAAAGCTGTTTCTCCTAATGCAGAATCTGGATGCGCTGCCTGATGACGTCTCCCTCACCATGAAGCTCTACTACTATGACGATG TCACACCACAAGACTATGAGCCGCCAGGATTCAAGGAGGGACTGTGTGATAGCCTGTGGTTCGAGGGCACGGCGGTGCACTTCAGAGTGGGCGACCTGCACACCCCTTTCCACGTGCTAAAAGTTGGAGTGGCAGCTGAGCAGGGACGTGTGAGCAAACTGCAGGAGGGAAACCACCTGAGAGAGAGCGTCCAGGACTCCATGCAGGAG GAGTCTGGACAGTGCAGGGAGGAAGACCTGCCATCTGACGACG AATCGGCACAGTTCAAGCAACCCACAAAAGCCTTGGTCAAG AGAGGAAGCAACAAACTGACAAAGAGATGGAgaagaaaatattaa